The following proteins are co-located in the Imtechella halotolerans genome:
- a CDS encoding glutamine synthetase III family protein: MSTIRFKALQETFNRKPVVVEEAGRRSELFGQNVFNEASMRQFMTKDAFKSVMDAIQYGTKIDRKMADQVAAAMKDWAISKGATHYSHWFQPLTGSTAEKHDAFFETIGGGMAMEKFGGGQLVQQEPDASSFPNGGIRNTFEARGYTAWDPTSPAFIYGTTLCIPTVFVSYTGEALDNKAPLLRALQAVDHAATEVAKYFDKNVTKVNATLGWEQEYFLIDKALAFSRPDIVLAGRALLGHSPAKGQQLDDHYFGSIPSRVMSYMRDLELECMRLGIPVKTRHNEVAPNQFELAPIFEEANLAVDQNSLLMDVMTKIADRHNFVVLFHEKPFAGINGSGKHNNWSLSTDTGVNLLAPGSTPMKNLQFLTFFINAIKAVHDNEELLRASVASASNDHRLGANEAPPAIISVFIGDQLTKVLDELEGVSNGKLSPEEKTELKLNVVGKIPDVLLDNTDRNRTSPFAFTGNKFEFRAVGSKANCGKPMTILNTIMAKQLKDFKKEVDGLIDKKGLKKDEAIFNVLREYIKASKKIRFEGDGYSDAWEKEAEKRGLSNNKTTPQALKALISKKTISLYEEMGVMSNVEVHARHEIELEEYTKSIQIEGRIIGDIARNHVIPTAIKYQNTLIENVRGLKEIYGAAFKKVAGEQLDLIEQISNHISEINSKVNAMIEERKKANKLTDAQKMADAYCDKVKPYFDQIRYHCDKLELLVDDDSWPLTKYRELLFTR; encoded by the coding sequence ATGTCAACAATTCGATTTAAAGCATTACAGGAGACATTCAATCGTAAACCTGTAGTGGTAGAGGAAGCAGGAAGGAGATCTGAGCTTTTTGGTCAGAACGTTTTTAATGAAGCTTCCATGCGTCAGTTTATGACCAAAGATGCATTTAAAAGTGTAATGGATGCTATACAATATGGGACCAAAATTGACCGAAAAATGGCCGATCAAGTGGCTGCGGCAATGAAAGATTGGGCAATATCTAAAGGCGCAACTCATTATAGCCATTGGTTTCAACCATTGACTGGTTCCACAGCAGAGAAGCATGATGCTTTTTTTGAGACGATTGGTGGTGGAATGGCTATGGAGAAGTTTGGAGGAGGACAGTTGGTTCAACAAGAACCTGATGCTTCAAGTTTTCCAAATGGTGGTATACGCAATACCTTTGAAGCGCGAGGATATACGGCTTGGGATCCTACCTCTCCAGCGTTTATTTATGGAACTACTTTGTGTATTCCTACTGTATTTGTTTCTTATACAGGAGAAGCACTTGATAACAAAGCTCCTCTATTAAGAGCTCTACAAGCTGTGGATCATGCAGCAACTGAAGTTGCTAAGTATTTTGATAAGAATGTTACCAAGGTAAATGCGACCCTGGGCTGGGAACAAGAGTATTTCTTGATTGATAAAGCCTTGGCGTTTTCGCGTCCCGATATTGTTTTGGCAGGTCGTGCGCTTTTAGGACATTCACCTGCAAAAGGTCAGCAATTAGATGACCATTATTTTGGATCAATTCCAAGTCGAGTAATGAGTTATATGCGAGATTTAGAATTGGAATGCATGCGTTTAGGGATTCCGGTAAAAACACGCCACAATGAAGTAGCTCCTAATCAATTTGAATTGGCTCCTATTTTTGAAGAAGCTAATTTGGCGGTAGACCAGAATTCATTACTTATGGATGTGATGACTAAAATAGCTGATCGTCATAATTTTGTAGTGTTATTTCATGAAAAACCATTTGCTGGAATAAATGGTTCGGGTAAGCATAATAACTGGTCATTAAGTACGGATACCGGAGTAAATCTTTTGGCTCCTGGAAGTACTCCTATGAAGAATTTACAGTTTCTTACATTTTTTATAAATGCGATTAAAGCAGTTCATGATAATGAAGAATTGTTAAGAGCATCAGTAGCATCGGCAAGTAATGATCATCGTTTAGGTGCTAATGAGGCTCCTCCGGCAATCATTTCAGTATTTATTGGTGATCAATTGACCAAAGTATTAGATGAGTTGGAAGGGGTGTCTAATGGAAAATTATCTCCTGAAGAGAAAACGGAATTGAAATTGAATGTGGTAGGCAAGATTCCAGATGTATTATTGGATAATACAGATAGAAACCGTACCTCTCCATTTGCATTTACCGGGAACAAATTCGAATTTAGAGCTGTAGGATCAAAGGCAAACTGTGGAAAGCCAATGACCATACTTAACACAATTATGGCTAAACAGCTTAAAGATTTTAAGAAAGAGGTTGATGGGCTTATCGATAAAAAAGGTTTAAAAAAGGATGAGGCTATTTTCAATGTTTTACGTGAATACATCAAAGCCTCTAAGAAAATTCGTTTTGAAGGTGATGGATATAGTGATGCTTGGGAAAAAGAAGCCGAAAAGCGTGGTTTGAGTAACAATAAAACGACACCTCAAGCACTTAAAGCTTTGATTTCTAAAAAAACCATTTCATTGTATGAAGAAATGGGGGTTATGAGTAATGTAGAAGTTCATGCGCGTCATGAAATAGAATTGGAAGAGTATACAAAGTCCATTCAGATTGAAGGAAGGATTATTGGAGACATTGCTCGAAATCATGTAATTCCAACAGCTATAAAGTATCAAAATACTCTTATTGAAAATGTGCGTGGATTGAAAGAAATTTACGGTGCAGCTTTCAAGAAGGTAGCTGGAGAGCAATTGGATTTAATTGAACAGATTTCTAATCATATTTCAGAAATTAATAGTAAGGTTAATGCCATGATTGAAGAGCGTAAAAAGGCTAATAAGCTTACTGACGCTCAAAAAATGGCTGATGCCTACTGTGATAAGGTAAAACCCTACTTTGATCAAATTCGATATCATTGTGATAAGTTGGAATTGTTAGTAGATGATGACAGTTGGCCACTTACCAAATATAGAGAGCTTCTGTTTACTCGTTAA